Part of the Bacteriovorax sp. BAL6_X genome, GTTCAACCATAAGAGGGTTGATAACATGACCAATTGGCTTTCCAGTGTCATCTAGGAAGGTAACAACCTCTTTTAGGTAGCCATTAATACGCTTGATCTCTGTATGTGTATTCTTTAAGCCTTTAAATATTTCCATACTAAAATTATAGAGAGATTTTGAAATTAAGGCAAAAAAAAAGGCCCGGAGAACCGGGCCTAATTATAAACTTTAATTTATTAAAGAATATTAATGTCTGCAGAGATTGCAAAGTTTGTCTTGTCTGAATCAAGGTCATCAGCAAGGAACTGTACGTTTGGATAAACGTAGATATCTCTTGTTACAGAAATACCAACACCAACTGATTGGTATTCATATGCTCTTAAGAAGTTTGAATCTTCACCTCTAGACTTTTGGTAGTTAAAGTAACCGAATACAGTTCTAAATGAGAATGTATCGTTAAATCTATACTCAAGTTGTGGGTATAGGCCAATCTCTAGTTCTGTAAGTTGATCTTTTGGGAATACAGTTTCTGGCTCATTTCCATAGAAGTATGCACCAAAAGAAAAAGATGCACCGATTGTTAGGTTTGTACCTTCAAAGTTTTTCATCATATTGTGTGAAACACTTACAACTTGACCTAGGTCAACATTCTTAAAGGACTCTGATGTCCCAAATGTGATACTGGCTGAAGTTGAAGTTTGAAAGTCACCAATTTTATAAATTCTTGAGTAACCAACGTATGGATTATCAACGTTACCTTCTGAGTGTCCCCATGGGTTTAGTACAGAAAAACCTGCACCAACTGTCATACTGTCATTCTTGTTGAAACGGTAACGACCTGAGAAAGAACCACCAAAAGATGTACTTCTTTCTGTTTCTGGATCACCATAGATATCTGGTCTCTCTTCACCAAAAATATCATCAAGTGTACCACCATTGTAACCTAGTGAAAGACTTAAGCTGTAGTCAGATTTTGAACCAGACTGTGCTCTTAGTCTTGCGTTTGTAATTTCACTGTCGATGTCTCCATCTTTTTTACTTTTTGCTTCTTCTTGAGCATGAGTTTGAACCGTCATTGCAGCTGCTAGAATTAGCATAAGTAACTTTGAACTTTTAACAATTGTTCTCATAATCACTCCATGTGTATGTTTTTTTATAGACTAATATTGTCTAAAGACTGATGTAAAAGATCAATGGATTTCTTAATAAAATCTTAATAAACAATAGGAAATATTTTTGCGTGCAGCGCTATTTTGCTTAAATCAACAAATAATACCCAAATAACAATTAAGAGCGTTAATTAAATTTATCCTATCTTCACTTTATAGAGGCGATAGCTTCTTCGTAGAATGATCTACTAGGAGAGGTTATGTCTAAAATTTTTGATTGGGCCCAAAATGGTGATGTTGGTGAGTTAAGTATTTTCTTATTAACAAATGAAGAATGTAATTTGGAGGTTACTAATGAGAAAGGATATACCCCTCTTCTGGAAGCTACCCAAAATGGACATTTTGAGTTTTGTCACTCTTTATTGAGTGCCGGGGCCAGTCCTAAGGCAACAGATGGCCTTGGTAATAATGCTCTTATGCTAGCTTGCTTAAAGGGTAATTTAAAAATTGTTAAATTACTTATTCAATATGGTGCAAAGCTTGGCGAATTAAATGATTCTGGCATGAGTGCTCATGACTGGGCCATGGCATTTAATCGTAAACAAGTTGCTTCTTTTATTAGTGAAAAACATAAATTTCAAAACAATCGATTTAAAAGCTATCTAGGCCTAGTGAAAAATGGGATGAAATCAATTTCATGGCCTAATAGGAAATCTCTATGATGTCATAAGGACTCGATATTTTAATTCAATCCTTTTTCTTGCGATGATGAGTTAACAGAAAATCAATCATCAAAGGAGATAGATATGAAAGTTCACACATTATTTACCACGCTAATAATTGGTGCGAGTATAATGAGTTCTTCAGCATCAGCAGAGTCCCTTTGTGAAGATAAGCATAATTCACAAGAGGTGAGCTCACAACAAAACATAAAGAATGAGTTGGTTGACTCTACTTATTCCCTCGAGTCAAAGTATAAGAAATCTGGTGAACCACGCATTCTTAGTAAGATCGAAGGGCGCGACCCAATACGTTAAACCTTGTTTAGGCCCTATCTAATCTCCAAATAGGGCCTATTTTCTAAAAATTTCATATATTTATTATAGAGTCTGTCTCTTCTAACAATCAATTGTTTAAATGATTAGATAATAGTTTGACATATCAAACTTGCTCAGATATTTATTCTTCATAAACATAAAGGAGAATAAACATGATGAAAAAATCACTTATAGCTTTATTATCACTACTATCAGTTTCAGCTATCGCAAATTCAGACCTAGTTCTTGAAGGGGAGAGATGGGTTGCAAAGCATAAAGGTTATGTATGTGCAGCATTTACTGACT contains:
- a CDS encoding ankyrin repeat domain-containing protein, whose amino-acid sequence is MSKIFDWAQNGDVGELSIFLLTNEECNLEVTNEKGYTPLLEATQNGHFEFCHSLLSAGASPKATDGLGNNALMLACLKGNLKIVKLLIQYGAKLGELNDSGMSAHDWAMAFNRKQVASFISEKHKFQNNRFKSYLGLVKNGMKSISWPNRKSL